The proteins below are encoded in one region of Myxococcales bacterium:
- a CDS encoding helix-turn-helix transcriptional regulator, which translates to MAELRTARGLTQAEFSEQIGITTKHLQKIELGELNMTIRSLTRLADHLDVGIGALFDAPRSRHVRRGRPPRDQAP; encoded by the coding sequence GTGGCGGAGCTGCGGACGGCCCGAGGGCTTACGCAGGCCGAGTTCAGCGAGCAAATCGGGATCACGACGAAGCATTTGCAGAAGATCGAACTGGGCGAGCTGAACATGACAATCCGCTCCCTCACGAGGCTCGCCGACCACCTCGACGTTGGCATAGGCGCCTTGTTCGACGCACCTCGGAGCCGGCACGTGCGACGAGGCCGCCCGCCGCGGGACCAGGCACCATAG
- a CDS encoding recombinase family protein — MEDPRAIGYARVSGVSQVTDGDGLGVQREKIAAWCSYQGVPLLAIEEDAAVSGTATNRPALRRALRAAIQGGQGTVLVTYKLDRLGRNAIDVQETLAVLVDAGVRVVSLADGIDSASGMGAALFEVADLDPRHLRRA, encoded by the coding sequence ATGGAAGATCCGCGGGCGATTGGGTATGCGAGGGTTAGCGGTGTTTCGCAGGTGACCGACGGCGACGGACTCGGGGTCCAGAGGGAAAAGATCGCTGCCTGGTGTAGCTATCAGGGCGTGCCTCTCCTGGCGATTGAGGAAGATGCCGCAGTCTCCGGGACAGCGACCAATCGGCCTGCATTGCGCAGGGCGCTCCGTGCCGCCATTCAGGGTGGCCAAGGCACCGTGCTGGTCACCTACAAGCTCGATCGCCTCGGGCGAAACGCCATCGACGTACAGGAAACCCTTGCAGTGCTCGTCGATGCTGGAGTCCGGGTCGTGTCCCTGGCCGATGGGATCGACAGCGCGTCCGGCATGGGGGCGGCGCTCTTTGAAGTTGCTGACCTCGATCCTCGCCACCTTCGCCGAGCTTGA
- a CDS encoding IS66 family insertion sequence element accessory protein TnpB, whose protein sequence is MPINVRWGVDRLRVACERDLGLMLDPATAVIFHNRKKDTLVLYTLDHTGDRCIAKKLERGAFLLPVPAEGQKYVVLEASKVASLIRA, encoded by the coding sequence GTGCCTATCAACGTCCGCTGGGGCGTCGACCGTCTCCGCGTCGCCTGTGAACGCGACCTCGGGCTGATGCTGGATCCAGCGACGGCCGTGATCTTTCATAATCGAAAGAAGGACACGCTCGTGCTCTACACCCTCGATCACACCGGCGATCGCTGCATCGCGAAGAAACTGGAGCGAGGCGCTTTTCTCCTTCCCGTTCCGGCTGAGGGTCAGAAGTACGTGGTGCTCGAGGCCTCGAAGGTCGCGAGTCTGATTCGCGCATGA
- a CDS encoding ferric reductase-like transmembrane domain-containing protein: protein MRKRIVLGVALGGALLLVVDAVAVRMGVATGAIPKLAGTSLWITSRAAGVTAFIALTLDVVFGLFVSTGAVDRFVTRGQSVDAHRWLSTAALTMVSVHALALIGDRFVRFDMLDLLVPFVSAYRSFAVALGVLAAYGALLVHASFSWRKRIGAKAWRRLHYTSFFVFVAALLHGLLAGSDSNTAGMHAIYVSSATTVVALGAYRALRHRGARVGARRPGGTT from the coding sequence GTGCGTAAGCGCATTGTGCTCGGCGTTGCGCTCGGCGGCGCGCTTTTGCTCGTGGTCGACGCGGTCGCGGTCCGTATGGGCGTCGCGACGGGCGCGATCCCGAAGCTGGCCGGGACCTCCCTCTGGATCACGTCGCGGGCCGCGGGAGTCACGGCGTTCATCGCGCTGACGCTCGACGTGGTCTTCGGGCTGTTCGTCTCCACGGGCGCGGTGGACCGTTTCGTCACTCGAGGACAAAGCGTGGACGCCCACCGCTGGCTTTCGACCGCAGCGCTGACGATGGTCTCGGTGCACGCGCTCGCGCTGATCGGGGATCGCTTCGTTCGGTTCGACATGCTCGATCTGCTCGTGCCCTTCGTGTCCGCGTACCGCTCGTTCGCCGTCGCGTTGGGAGTGCTGGCGGCGTACGGCGCGCTCCTGGTTCACGCGAGTTTCTCGTGGCGAAAACGCATCGGTGCGAAGGCTTGGCGGAGGCTCCACTACACGTCCTTCTTCGTGTTTGTTGCCGCGCTGCTGCACGGGCTGCTCGCTGGGAGTGACAGCAACACGGCGGGCATGCACGCAATCTACGTCTCTTCGGCGACCACGGTCGTCGCTCTCGGCGCGTATCGCGCATTGAGACACCGCGGCGCGCGTGTGGGTGCGCGTCGTCCCGGAGGTACGACGTGA
- a CDS encoding FAD:protein FMN transferase, translated as MFTFRAMNTDVLVSACDDEEVTAAQVAATFAAADRRFSRFSDGSELSALNRAEGPFVASGELFEMLERARAYVEMTDGLFDPAICATLRALGYDRSFTPGALDRECANTPPRRGLFADVVLEQDTRTVWRPRHVQLDLGGMAKGSTLDLAALHLGRSGAIDAGGDVVLRGSGATGDGWRVDLEDPVDPARTLATLAVSDAAVATSAANRRRWRVGSGVAHHLIDPRTQSSSANDLLQATVVAATAELADVLAKTAFLLGARAGRHFLQGREDCTGAVLVPKSGRTLFIGELDVREVARA; from the coding sequence ATGTTCACGTTCCGGGCGATGAACACCGATGTCCTGGTGAGCGCTTGCGACGACGAAGAGGTGACGGCCGCGCAGGTTGCTGCCACCTTCGCCGCCGCGGACAGGCGCTTCAGCAGATTCAGCGACGGCAGCGAGCTGTCGGCACTGAACCGGGCCGAGGGTCCCTTCGTCGCCTCTGGGGAGCTCTTCGAGATGCTCGAACGGGCACGCGCCTACGTGGAGATGACCGACGGGCTCTTCGATCCAGCGATCTGCGCAACCCTCCGCGCCCTGGGTTATGATCGGTCTTTCACGCCGGGAGCGCTCGACCGAGAGTGCGCGAATACTCCGCCGCGTCGAGGCCTGTTCGCGGACGTCGTGCTCGAACAGGACACCCGCACCGTCTGGCGCCCTCGTCACGTGCAGCTCGATCTGGGCGGCATGGCGAAGGGGTCCACCCTGGATCTCGCTGCGCTTCATCTGGGTCGCTCGGGCGCCATCGATGCCGGTGGCGATGTGGTCTTGCGTGGCTCGGGAGCCACCGGCGACGGGTGGCGGGTGGACCTCGAAGATCCGGTAGATCCAGCCCGCACGCTCGCCACGCTGGCCGTTTCCGATGCCGCCGTCGCCACGAGCGCGGCGAACCGTCGACGGTGGCGAGTCGGATCCGGGGTTGCTCACCACTTGATCGATCCGCGAACGCAGAGTTCGTCGGCAAACGATCTGCTGCAGGCGACCGTCGTTGCTGCGACCGCGGAGCTGGCGGACGTGCTCGCGAAGACGGCCTTCCTGCTGGGCGCACGAGCGGGTCGCCACTTTCTCCAGGGGCGAGAGGACTGCACGGGCGCCGTCCTGGTTCCGAAGAGCGGCCGCACGCTCTTCATCGGCGAGCTCGATGTCCGCGAGGTCGCCCGTGCGTAA
- a CDS encoding nuclear transport factor 2 family protein: MSNHENLDTVKRLYAAFGTGDLSSLLGTLDTAIEWAVPGAAPWSGEGSGHEHVQRFFQAFGTNASLKTFEPRTFVTDGDQVVVMGYEEGTARNTGRDWKAHFTHVFTIGGGKITAHREYVDTQAIADAFRA, encoded by the coding sequence ATGAGCAACCACGAGAACCTGGACACCGTGAAGCGCCTGTACGCTGCGTTCGGAACGGGGGACCTTTCGAGCCTTCTCGGTACACTCGACACCGCCATCGAATGGGCGGTGCCCGGAGCCGCGCCCTGGTCGGGTGAGGGGAGCGGGCACGAGCACGTCCAGCGCTTCTTCCAGGCGTTTGGCACGAACGCCTCGCTGAAGACCTTCGAGCCTCGGACCTTCGTCACCGACGGCGACCAGGTCGTGGTGATGGGCTACGAGGAGGGCACGGCGCGCAACACCGGTCGCGACTGGAAGGCCCACTTCACCCACGTCTTCACGATCGGAGGCGGCAAGATCACCGCCCATCGCGAGTACGTGGACACCCAGGCCATCGCCGACGCGTTCCGCGCCTGA
- a CDS encoding zf-HC2 domain-containing protein: MTLPCQTPIPFDVLIAYHARELLEDEAERVEAHYFSCAHCTLQLEIVLRLDQGLRDVVHGGQLMASTTMAMVERARAQSIVVREYRTDPNEHVHCTAGPTDALLVTRYGGLEGVTSVDVHFHGTVLATDQVIQMELTDAPVDQRTGDLVLIAPGAMNRSFPPLEIEIRLTARGPGGSHEAGPYYYHHRPWDSLDDAERERRAGR; this comes from the coding sequence ATGACCCTCCCGTGTCAAACCCCGATCCCCTTCGATGTGCTGATCGCCTACCACGCGCGTGAGCTGCTGGAGGACGAAGCCGAGCGCGTCGAGGCCCACTACTTTTCGTGCGCGCACTGCACCCTACAGCTCGAGATCGTGTTGCGACTCGACCAGGGCCTTCGCGACGTGGTTCATGGCGGCCAGCTCATGGCAAGCACCACGATGGCGATGGTCGAGCGCGCGCGCGCCCAGAGCATCGTCGTGCGCGAGTACCGCACCGATCCAAACGAGCACGTACACTGCACGGCAGGCCCCACGGACGCATTGCTGGTCACCCGCTACGGCGGACTCGAAGGCGTCACGTCGGTCGACGTGCACTTCCACGGCACGGTCCTGGCCACCGATCAGGTCATCCAGATGGAGCTCACCGACGCGCCCGTCGACCAGCGGACCGGCGATCTCGTGCTGATCGCACCCGGCGCCATGAACCGCAGTTTCCCGCCGCTCGAGATCGAGATCCGCCTTACCGCGCGCGGGCCGGGCGGTTCTCACGAGGCGGGGCCCTACTACTACCACCACCGCCCGTGGGATTCGCTCGACGACGCCGAGCGAGAGCGACGCGCCGGTCGTTGA
- a CDS encoding sigma-70 family RNA polymerase sigma factor: MAVHLAMALASDAELASAVIGAGALGSAPAEAELCRRFGRRVRLYGRSRLRDKSAVDDLVQRVMLVVLSKLRSGQVREPDRIDSFVLGTARMVTREMSRPKEQPVELDAELPCPLAETRPDPLELARLAECLKGLAERERTVVSLTFFHEESADEVGLALGMQAGNVRVTRHRALARLRSCMALGAEEVLR; the protein is encoded by the coding sequence ATGGCCGTCCACCTCGCGATGGCGCTGGCAAGCGACGCGGAGCTCGCGAGCGCTGTCATCGGCGCCGGCGCTCTGGGAAGCGCGCCCGCGGAGGCGGAGCTGTGCCGGCGCTTCGGGCGCCGGGTGCGGCTCTACGGGCGGAGTCGCTTGCGCGACAAGAGCGCCGTGGACGATCTGGTGCAGCGAGTGATGCTCGTCGTGCTCTCGAAGCTGCGCAGCGGTCAGGTCCGCGAGCCCGATCGCATCGACTCCTTTGTCCTCGGGACGGCGCGCATGGTGACGCGTGAGATGTCGCGCCCGAAGGAGCAGCCCGTCGAGCTCGATGCGGAGCTGCCTTGCCCGCTCGCCGAAACACGCCCCGACCCGCTGGAGCTCGCGAGGCTTGCCGAGTGCCTGAAAGGCCTCGCCGAGCGCGAGCGCACGGTCGTCTCCTTGACCTTCTTCCACGAAGAGAGCGCCGACGAGGTCGGGCTCGCGCTCGGGATGCAGGCAGGCAACGTGCGGGTCACGCGCCACCGCGCGCTCGCGCGCCTGCGGAGCTGCATGGCGCTGGGCGCCGAGGAGGTGCTCCGATGA
- a CDS encoding disulfide bond formation protein DsbA — protein sequence MEAIRVTHFSDVLCIWAYVAQSRVDELRSSLGNTVAIDVRFCSVFGDARDKLAKRWADRGGFSGYGAHVRDVTDGYPHVSVHPDIWRKLQPASSLACHLFLCAVRRLAADGKLEGGEEQFNRVCWTLREAFFRDLRNISTRRVQLEIAEELRIPSEPLLAYLDDGVAHAELAGDYDLAREHNVTVSPTLILNDGRQRLNGNVSFRVIEANVRELLLQKESEQASAC from the coding sequence ATGGAAGCAATCCGGGTCACTCACTTCAGCGACGTGCTCTGCATCTGGGCCTACGTGGCGCAAAGCCGCGTCGACGAGCTCCGCTCGTCGCTCGGCAACACGGTGGCCATCGACGTCCGATTCTGCTCCGTGTTCGGCGACGCACGCGACAAGCTCGCGAAACGCTGGGCGGACCGCGGCGGCTTCTCGGGCTACGGAGCTCACGTGCGCGATGTGACCGACGGCTACCCGCACGTGAGCGTGCATCCCGACATCTGGCGCAAGTTGCAGCCGGCCTCGTCGCTGGCGTGTCACCTCTTCTTGTGTGCCGTGCGACGGCTCGCCGCCGACGGCAAGCTAGAGGGCGGCGAGGAGCAGTTCAACCGTGTGTGCTGGACGCTGCGCGAGGCCTTCTTTCGTGATCTCCGGAACATCAGCACCCGCCGCGTGCAGCTCGAGATCGCCGAAGAGCTGCGCATCCCCAGCGAGCCGCTGCTGGCGTATCTCGACGACGGCGTCGCCCACGCGGAGCTGGCGGGGGACTATGACCTTGCGCGGGAGCACAATGTGACCGTCAGCCCGACCTTGATCCTGAACGACGGCCGCCAGCGGCTGAACGGCAACGTGAGCTTCCGGGTCATCGAGGCCAACGTGCGCGAGTTGCTGCTGCAGAAAGAGTCCGAGCAAGCCTCGGCTTGCTGA
- a CDS encoding FHA domain-containing protein, with the protein MTSAPPSSVFLDFITTAGRLARHERLREGVGSRARAQRKFQGGAPFLPQISQRMPALVEPCGGRGRGTAAIILLMTRVRVRLDTPTGLIELPPGIYLIGRGPECTVVLGSGLVSRQHARLVVEEGGASIEDLTTPNGTFLNGARIAERRALTDADFVVIGEVALEFNIEALRVSELAAPAVPPAPMAPYRVSRSSAPPTGASQHGPQHLQTIPAQAHEVLQATADPFFEQGQLPLAERVLEGWLSQVLLAVKTGAPRELGGDHAALRQAARLARALVSVRWVDYVVELATRLPLPLHVTELDLLEPVVRQVGVSGQLLDAYVLRLRTPPVDQAAAGTLERVEQWRAFVSMR; encoded by the coding sequence ATGACCAGCGCGCCGCCGAGCAGTGTCTTCCTCGACTTCATCACGACGGCGGGGAGGTTAGCTCGACACGAGCGGTTGCGCGAAGGCGTCGGCTCCAGGGCGCGCGCGCAGCGCAAATTTCAAGGCGGAGCGCCGTTTCTCCCCCAGATTTCTCAGCGGATGCCGGCTCTGGTAGAACCTTGCGGTGGTCGGGGTCGCGGGACCGCAGCGATCATCTTGCTCATGACGAGAGTGCGAGTCCGACTGGACACTCCTACCGGATTGATCGAGCTTCCGCCGGGGATCTACCTGATCGGACGTGGCCCCGAGTGTACCGTCGTGCTTGGTAGTGGCCTCGTGTCGCGCCAGCATGCTCGTTTGGTCGTGGAAGAAGGCGGCGCCAGTATCGAGGATCTCACGACGCCAAACGGCACGTTCCTGAACGGCGCGCGCATCGCGGAGCGCCGCGCCCTCACTGACGCTGACTTCGTCGTGATCGGGGAGGTGGCGCTCGAGTTCAACATCGAAGCGCTGCGGGTATCGGAGCTGGCGGCCCCTGCCGTTCCGCCGGCGCCCATGGCGCCGTACCGGGTCAGCCGGTCGTCGGCGCCCCCAACGGGGGCCAGCCAACATGGACCCCAGCATCTGCAGACCATCCCTGCGCAGGCCCACGAGGTTCTGCAGGCGACGGCGGACCCGTTCTTCGAACAGGGGCAGCTCCCGCTCGCGGAGCGCGTCCTCGAAGGGTGGTTGTCGCAGGTGCTCCTGGCAGTGAAGACCGGCGCTCCGCGCGAGCTCGGTGGAGACCATGCGGCGCTTCGTCAGGCTGCTCGACTCGCCCGAGCGCTCGTCTCCGTTCGCTGGGTCGACTACGTGGTCGAGCTTGCCACTCGCCTGCCACTGCCGCTGCACGTCACCGAGCTCGATCTGCTCGAGCCGGTCGTGCGCCAGGTTGGTGTGTCCGGGCAGCTGCTGGACGCGTACGTACTCCGCCTGAGGACGCCGCCGGTCGATCAGGCGGCGGCGGGCACGCTGGAGCGGGTCGAGCAGTGGCGAGCCTTCGTGTCCATGCGCTGA
- a CDS encoding sulfatase-like hydrolase/transferase: MKSRKTLLGGALVIGAAAALGSFSYERLTGARPSAAPSASARAPSVPSEVPRPEASVVPAKPEPQRPYNVLFLMVDSLRADMPWAGYPRDVAPWLTKFAERATLYPRAYSISSYTAKSVAPTLAGRYPSEMKRDGWFFTHWFNEKTFISERARSSGIRTLAGNGHGYFTPVYGLNQGWDDYRLLEGTAIDFKLVADINSDRLNALAKKMLSDPANVDPAGKRPFFAYFHFLDPHFQYNKHPTSPDFGDKARDLYDNEVHFTDRWVGNLIDWALEQPWGKRLAIIITADHGEGFGEHGHYRHAYEVWETLVRVPLFIYVPGAPAQKLKTPRGAIDLAPTFADLLGIPQDEGYRGESLVPEVFGAPPTPRPILVDLPRCDLMDRRRALIDGDYKLLVRGDDWNFSLYNVGKDFEEANELSKVEPEKFAAMKALYTKLATAVGNRPVVGDAPLLNAPPNQRY, encoded by the coding sequence ATGAAGTCGAGGAAGACACTGCTCGGCGGCGCGCTGGTCATCGGCGCGGCGGCGGCGCTCGGCAGTTTCTCTTACGAGCGGCTGACCGGCGCCAGACCAAGCGCCGCCCCGAGCGCCAGCGCTCGCGCCCCAAGCGTACCGAGCGAGGTGCCCAGACCGGAAGCCAGCGTGGTGCCGGCCAAACCGGAGCCACAGCGACCGTACAACGTGCTGTTCCTGATGGTCGACAGCCTGCGCGCGGACATGCCGTGGGCCGGCTATCCGAGAGACGTTGCGCCCTGGCTGACGAAGTTCGCGGAGCGGGCCACGCTCTATCCGCGTGCGTATTCGATTTCGAGCTACACCGCGAAGAGTGTGGCCCCGACCCTCGCCGGCAGATACCCGAGTGAGATGAAGCGAGACGGGTGGTTCTTCACCCATTGGTTCAACGAGAAGACCTTCATCAGCGAGCGGGCGCGCTCGAGCGGGATCCGCACGCTGGCAGGCAACGGCCACGGCTACTTCACGCCCGTGTACGGGCTGAACCAGGGCTGGGACGACTATCGGCTGCTCGAAGGCACGGCCATCGATTTCAAGCTCGTCGCGGACATCAACAGTGATCGCCTGAACGCTTTGGCGAAGAAGATGCTCTCCGATCCCGCAAACGTGGATCCAGCGGGGAAGCGGCCGTTTTTTGCCTATTTCCACTTCCTGGATCCGCACTTTCAGTACAACAAACACCCCACTTCGCCGGACTTCGGCGACAAGGCGCGGGACCTCTACGACAACGAAGTCCATTTCACCGATCGCTGGGTGGGCAACCTGATCGACTGGGCATTGGAACAACCCTGGGGCAAACGCCTGGCCATCATCATCACCGCCGACCACGGCGAGGGGTTTGGCGAGCACGGGCACTACCGGCACGCCTATGAGGTGTGGGAGACCCTGGTCCGTGTGCCGCTCTTCATCTACGTGCCCGGAGCGCCGGCGCAGAAACTGAAGACCCCTCGCGGCGCGATCGATCTGGCTCCGACGTTCGCGGACCTCCTGGGCATCCCGCAAGATGAAGGGTATCGCGGGGAGAGCCTCGTACCCGAAGTCTTCGGTGCCCCGCCGACCCCAAGACCCATCCTCGTGGATCTGCCGCGCTGTGATCTGATGGACCGGCGTCGAGCCTTGATCGACGGCGACTACAAACTCCTGGTTCGCGGCGACGACTGGAACTTCAGTTTGTACAACGTGGGCAAGGACTTCGAAGAGGCGAACGAGCTGTCCAAGGTCGAGCCGGAAAAATTCGCGGCGATGAAGGCACTCTACACGAAGCTCGCGACGGCAGTCGGCAATCGGCCGGTGGTGGGCGACGCGCCCCTGCTCAACGCCCCGCCCAACCAGCGGTATTGA
- a CDS encoding protein kinase produces MLVRARAESNVADQSAQDELGLAKRRVGSVLCGRWPLERLIGMGGMAAVYASRDSDGNRVAIKLLHGNYSANQALRQRFVREAQLTQAVEHPGRVAIYEEGQSEEGDPYFVMELLRGRTLSKHWKDNNSILPPEQALEIADLVLDLLSACHAAGIVHRDLKPANIFITTEGVVKVLDFGVARKREVGVDPTMVGTALGTPAYMAPEQALGSADRIDARTDLFAVGAVLHTMISGKRLHDGRSNEEAFVLAATRPAPSVAKVAPDIIPELVQLIDRALQWDPRNRFQSAEEMRAAIAEVQRVLEGGVAVQSAPQKQHGQAQLLALLSESVETPEADVQLSPAEEALVVELQEIFRRVERGLNAARQYTWDHKVTLGHMQAIHQVMSEYLARVPGPLHFEVKPHSFAMKSAVLWEPLHPFDEIPYNLFASGFRSFDITAGVSIDEVISLLDLMRRDPLRDFSPEDDLATAFWERQLEHVSYQVVSSFLTIGSSEEADRELDDLVETGKGVVEGSGNRKPGVGELELEPASLEERAAVIAARQSALRAVRSAGAATLDEPTRALIAAALDMPEAEWETRYVKVLAHAAVDAMAYEQMELICAPLRSGLIEAAASQAIAPALRRTLAVVEAVTLRAGPASSAELTRALVDAETLGVVLKELARPIPEAERANAERSAPLLSQLLDETGPEHFSSVLAALARADVEPIRDALLRFLERHGAGREQEIAAILGEADLAKGRAVLGLLHALGTEAAARALTAAESSVHPEIRVEAVAMRAQTSTEGLRDELASLLSSRDQFVRMAVLGTMARYKVKEAGPLLVQMATDDAFHKLDINERRVTLETLWELSPVRGESLVTDLATKTGMLTREAVDDTRTLAIQLLGRLSDNRSVIAELEKTAGKWTNSQTVRDAAAQAGAAIKRRLRGR; encoded by the coding sequence GTGTTGGTACGCGCTCGGGCCGAGAGCAACGTGGCAGATCAGTCGGCTCAAGACGAACTCGGCCTCGCGAAGCGGCGAGTGGGCTCGGTATTGTGCGGCCGCTGGCCGCTCGAGCGCCTGATCGGCATGGGCGGTATGGCGGCGGTCTACGCCAGCCGCGACTCCGACGGTAACCGCGTCGCGATCAAGCTGCTGCACGGAAACTACTCGGCCAACCAGGCGCTGCGTCAGCGGTTCGTGCGTGAGGCGCAGCTGACTCAGGCGGTTGAGCACCCAGGCCGTGTCGCGATCTACGAAGAAGGGCAGAGCGAGGAGGGTGATCCGTATTTCGTGATGGAGCTGCTCCGGGGAAGGACCTTGAGCAAACACTGGAAAGACAACAACAGCATCTTGCCGCCGGAGCAGGCCCTCGAGATTGCCGATCTGGTGCTCGACCTGCTGTCCGCCTGCCACGCCGCCGGAATCGTTCACCGAGATCTCAAACCTGCGAACATCTTCATCACCACGGAAGGGGTAGTGAAGGTGCTGGACTTCGGTGTAGCCCGAAAGCGCGAGGTCGGCGTCGATCCCACCATGGTCGGCACCGCGCTCGGAACCCCCGCCTACATGGCTCCGGAACAGGCGCTCGGGTCGGCTGACCGCATCGACGCGCGCACGGACCTGTTTGCAGTCGGTGCAGTGCTGCACACGATGATCTCGGGCAAACGCCTGCACGACGGGCGCTCCAACGAGGAGGCCTTCGTGCTCGCGGCGACGCGTCCCGCACCGTCGGTAGCCAAGGTCGCCCCCGACATCATTCCGGAGCTGGTTCAGCTGATTGACCGCGCCCTGCAGTGGGATCCCCGCAATCGGTTCCAGAGCGCGGAGGAAATGCGCGCCGCCATCGCCGAAGTGCAGCGAGTCCTGGAGGGGGGCGTTGCCGTCCAGAGCGCGCCGCAGAAGCAGCATGGACAGGCCCAGCTGCTCGCGTTGCTTTCGGAGAGCGTCGAGACTCCCGAGGCGGACGTCCAGCTCTCACCGGCGGAGGAGGCGCTCGTCGTCGAGTTACAGGAGATCTTCCGGCGCGTGGAGCGTGGCCTGAACGCCGCACGTCAGTACACCTGGGACCACAAGGTCACGCTCGGTCACATGCAGGCGATTCACCAGGTCATGTCGGAGTACCTGGCTCGGGTGCCGGGCCCCCTGCACTTCGAGGTCAAACCCCACTCCTTCGCCATGAAGTCCGCCGTGCTGTGGGAACCGCTGCACCCCTTCGACGAGATCCCCTACAACCTGTTCGCGAGCGGATTTCGCAGCTTCGACATCACGGCCGGCGTCAGCATCGACGAGGTGATCTCGCTGCTGGACTTGATGCGGCGTGACCCGCTGCGGGACTTCTCACCCGAGGACGACCTGGCGACGGCGTTCTGGGAGAGGCAGCTCGAGCACGTGTCCTACCAGGTGGTGAGCTCGTTCTTGACGATCGGTTCGTCCGAGGAAGCCGATCGCGAGCTCGACGATCTGGTAGAGACCGGCAAGGGTGTCGTCGAAGGCTCCGGCAACCGAAAACCCGGGGTAGGCGAGCTCGAGCTCGAACCGGCGTCGCTGGAGGAGCGCGCCGCAGTGATCGCCGCGCGCCAGTCCGCCCTGCGTGCGGTGCGATCCGCCGGAGCCGCGACGCTCGACGAGCCGACCCGTGCGCTGATCGCGGCCGCCCTCGACATGCCCGAGGCGGAGTGGGAGACCCGCTACGTCAAGGTGCTCGCACACGCCGCGGTCGATGCGATGGCCTACGAGCAGATGGAGCTGATCTGCGCGCCGCTGCGCAGCGGGCTCATCGAGGCAGCGGCCAGCCAGGCCATCGCGCCGGCGCTCCGACGCACACTCGCTGTGGTCGAGGCGGTGACACTGCGGGCAGGACCTGCCTCGAGTGCAGAGCTGACACGCGCGCTGGTGGACGCCGAAACTCTCGGAGTCGTGCTCAAGGAGCTGGCACGCCCGATTCCCGAGGCCGAACGCGCCAACGCCGAACGCTCCGCTCCGCTCCTCTCACAGCTGCTGGACGAAACCGGGCCCGAGCATTTCTCCAGTGTCCTGGCGGCGCTCGCTCGCGCCGACGTCGAGCCGATCCGCGACGCACTGCTGCGCTTTCTCGAGCGGCACGGTGCCGGTCGCGAGCAGGAGATCGCCGCGATCTTGGGCGAAGCCGATCTGGCCAAGGGGCGCGCGGTCCTGGGGCTCCTGCACGCGCTTGGCACCGAGGCTGCGGCTCGCGCGCTCACAGCGGCGGAGTCCAGTGTGCATCCCGAGATCAGGGTCGAGGCGGTGGCCATGCGCGCACAAACATCGACCGAGGGACTCCGTGACGAGCTCGCGAGCTTGCTCTCGAGTCGGGATCAGTTCGTGCGTATGGCGGTGCTGGGCACCATGGCGCGGTACAAGGTGAAAGAGGCGGGGCCGTTGCTGGTGCAGATGGCCACCGACGACGCCTTTCACAAGCTGGACATCAACGAGCGACGGGTCACGCTCGAGACGCTGTGGGAGCTCTCGCCGGTGCGCGGCGAGAGCCTGGTCACGGATCTCGCGACCAAGACCGGCATGCTGACGCGCGAGGCCGTCGACGACACACGCACGCTGGCGATCCAGCTGCTCGGGCGCCTGAGCGACAACCGCAGCGTGATCGCAGAGCTGGAGAAGACGGCGGGTAAGTGGACCAACTCACAGACCGTCCGTGACGCCGCGGCGCAGGCGGGCGCGGCGATCAAACGCCGCCTGAGGGGGCGATGA